TTCAGATCCGTCTATCTGTAATTCATTAAAGCCTCTATAACGCCTGTGCGTGAGTATTCCGAATACCCGGATAAGCCATTTTTTTAAAAAAAGTATATGACCAAAAGGATTTCTTTTAAACAATCCCATAATTAATTCAGCATTTTTAAAACAGAACGGCAAACATACAAAATCATCGCTATTAAAGCACTCTTTTTATCGTTTCTTTAAGCTCATTAAGTATCATAGCGGTTGCCCCCCAAACGATATGACCTTGCAGGTCAAATGCCGGAACCTCAATCTCATCTGCATATGATGTTTTTAATTCGACATTTGTCAAATTCGTATCGTCCATAAGATCTTCAAGAGGCAGTTCAATCATTTTTGCAACTTCATCAGGGCTTGGATCAAAAATTAATTCACTTAGGCATACTCCTAAAAATGGAAAAACCAAAAAACGGCTTGGAGGGATATATACCTCAGAAAAGGCCTTTATAACTTGTATTCTTTCTGGCAGGACACCAATTTCTTCAAAAGTTTCCCGAAGTGCCGTAGTCGCTAGATTTATGTCTTCCGGTTCTACTTTGCCTCCTGGCAAAGCCACCTGTGAAGAATGAATACCTGTAGAAGCATTTCTTAAAATTAAGGCCAGATATGCCTTTGTATTTTTAGGATAGACCAGCATCATGACTGCCGCATTTCGAAGTCCGTCTCTATCGTAGGATTTATCAATTAATGAAGAAATACGGTCTAAAGAAGCCATTTTTATATGGGCTTCTACAGCTGGTAGCGTTTCTTTTTCTATTTTTGGGATATATTTTAAAAATACCGGAAAATCCATTATAAATTTTGCAATGTGATTCAATAAAGGTACGCAAATTAATTCTAATCAAATCTATTTATCCAAATGTATAGTAAGGCGGAAGCACAAATCATAAAAAAAGAATTTTGGGTCAATTTCGCTGAGGAATATCCCAGAAAATGGCTTCTTTACGATACTAAAATAAAAGACTTTTCTTTTAAATTTTATGTTGACAATAAAAAAGCACAAGTACTTATTGATATTGAATCAAAAGACGAAGAGAAAAGAAAAATCTATTATGAAAAAATTGAGTCCTTAAAACAAATTCTAATGGGCGAATATATTCCGGATGTTATTTTTGAAAGAAACTTTCATCTGGAAACAGGGAAAGTAATAAGTAAAATTTGGGTTGAAAAAACAGGGATTAGTCTTTTTAATAAGGCAACCTGGCCAGCCATATTTGATTTCTTCTAT
This is a stretch of genomic DNA from Flavobacterium lindanitolerans. It encodes these proteins:
- a CDS encoding NUDIX hydrolase, producing MDFPVFLKYIPKIEKETLPAVEAHIKMASLDRISSLIDKSYDRDGLRNAAVMMLVYPKNTKAYLALILRNASTGIHSSQVALPGGKVEPEDINLATTALRETFEEIGVLPERIQVIKAFSEVYIPPSRFLVFPFLGVCLSELIFDPSPDEVAKMIELPLEDLMDDTNLTNVELKTSYADEIEVPAFDLQGHIVWGATAMILNELKETIKRVL
- a CDS encoding DUF4268 domain-containing protein, which translates into the protein MYSKAEAQIIKKEFWVNFAEEYPRKWLLYDTKIKDFSFKFYVDNKKAQVLIDIESKDEEKRKIYYEKIESLKQILMGEYIPDVIFERNFHLETGKVISKIWVEKTGISLFNKATWPAIFDFFYENMDAFERFFYEYQDYITDLEINT